A genomic region of Gossypium hirsutum isolate 1008001.06 chromosome D01, Gossypium_hirsutum_v2.1, whole genome shotgun sequence contains the following coding sequences:
- the LOC107949465 gene encoding uncharacterized protein isoform X1 — MMARKHLHELLQEDQEPFLLKNYIADRRCQLKKSPPKTHLQLHKPKPISQNSNFPLNFCKKACLFSFHDSPDLNKSPLFQPITPNTKNTNGTAFGLFGSILKRLTHRTKNPKPETATKGSKVSVKDILRWDSTVRKNNVMSEDKCGSSSYTDRPTSDVWSQSNEEMDMDTSCSSSPSGDFEEVFISNEVVGNNSAFASFDKHFSQSPLRFVLQTSPSFSATSPSLHERKQEKENYELESLKRFQVEEQEEEQCSPVSVLDRPFEDDDRHADDDDGDSGIDCFDLESTYAFVQRAKQQLLQKLSRFEKLAELDPIELEKRMLEEEQDDQDDSSSSQSEMNIDGMKKLVSDLIAEEEMMQRDGCIDKQAAAERVRKRLDSWKDVESNTIDMMVEQDFKRAHMEGWKGNEEEVREAGIEVECAIFGLLMQELIEELVL; from the exons ATGATGGCTCGGAAGCATTTGCACGAGTTACTTCAAGAGGATCAAGAGCCATTCCTTTTGAAGAATTACATTGCTGATAGGCGTTGTCAACTCAAGAAATCACCACCTAAAACTCATCTTCAACTCCATAAACCAAAACCCATCTCTCAAAACTCCAACTTTCCTTTAAATTTCTGCAAAAAAGCTTGCCTTTTCTCTTTCCATGACTCACCAGACTTGAACAAATCTCCTTTGTTTCAACCTATAACCCCCAACACCAAAAACACCAATGGCACTGCTTTTGGGTTATTTGGTTCCATTCTAAAGAGGCTAACTCATCGTACCAAAAACCCAAAGCCTGAAACAGCTACTAAAGGATCAAAAGTTTCAGTGAAGGACATTTTGAGGTGGGATTCAACTGTGAGGAAAAACAATGTAATGAGTGAAGACAAGTGTGGTTCAAGTTCTTACACTGATAGGCCTACCAGTGATGTTTGGTCCCAAAGCAATGAAGAAATGGACATGGATACTTCATGTAGCTCTAGTCCATCGGGGGATTTTGAAGAGGTTTTCATTTCCAATGAAGTTGTAGGAAATAACTCAGCTTTTGCTTCTTTTGATAAGCACTTTTCTCAAAGCCCTTTACGTTTTGTGCTTCAAACTAGCCCTTCTTTCTCGGCTACATCTCCCAGTCTCCATGAAAGAAAG CAGGAGAAGGAAAATTATGAATTAGAGAGCTTAAAAAGATTTCAAGTTGAAGAACAAGAAGAAGAACAATGCAGCCCTGTTTCTGTTTTGGACCGTCCATTCGAGGATGATGACAGACATGCGGATGACGACGATGGTGATAGTGGGATCGATTGTTTCGATCTTGAATCCACCTATGCATTTGTACAAA GAGCTAAGCAGCAGCTACTGCAGAAACTTAGTAGATTCGAGAAACTGGCCGAGTTGGATCCTATTGAGCTTGAGAAAAGAATGTTAGAAGAAGAGCAAGATGACCAAGACGACTCATCTTCGTCACAAAGTGAAATGAATATTGATGGCATGAAAAAGCTAGTATCTGATCTCATTGCCGAGGAAGAAATGATGCAACGTGATGGTTGCATCGATAAACAAGCAGCAGCAGAAAGGGTACGTAAAAGGTTGGATTCATGGAAAGATGTAGAGTCGAACACCATTGACATGATGGTGGAACAAGATTTCAAAAGAGCTCATATGGAGGGTTGGAAGGGAAATGAAGAAGAGGTTAGAGAGGCTGGAATTGAAGTTGAATGTGCCATCTTTGGATTACTGATGCAAGAATTGATTGAAGAACTAGTTCTTTAA
- the LOC107949465 gene encoding uncharacterized protein isoform X2 produces the protein MMARKHLHELLQEDQEPFLLKNYIADRRCQLKKSPPKTHLQLHKPKPISQNSNFPLNFCKKACLFSFHDSPDLNKSPLFQPITPNTKNTNGTAFGLFGSILKRLTHRTKNPKPETATKGSKVSVKDILRWDSTVRKNNVMSEDKCGSSSYTDRPTSDVWSQSNEEMDMDTSCSSSPSGDFEEVFISNEVVGNNSAFASFDKHFSQSPLRFVLQTSPSFSATSPSLHERKEKENYELESLKRFQVEEQEEEQCSPVSVLDRPFEDDDRHADDDDGDSGIDCFDLESTYAFVQRAKQQLLQKLSRFEKLAELDPIELEKRMLEEEQDDQDDSSSSQSEMNIDGMKKLVSDLIAEEEMMQRDGCIDKQAAAERVRKRLDSWKDVESNTIDMMVEQDFKRAHMEGWKGNEEEVREAGIEVECAIFGLLMQELIEELVL, from the exons ATGATGGCTCGGAAGCATTTGCACGAGTTACTTCAAGAGGATCAAGAGCCATTCCTTTTGAAGAATTACATTGCTGATAGGCGTTGTCAACTCAAGAAATCACCACCTAAAACTCATCTTCAACTCCATAAACCAAAACCCATCTCTCAAAACTCCAACTTTCCTTTAAATTTCTGCAAAAAAGCTTGCCTTTTCTCTTTCCATGACTCACCAGACTTGAACAAATCTCCTTTGTTTCAACCTATAACCCCCAACACCAAAAACACCAATGGCACTGCTTTTGGGTTATTTGGTTCCATTCTAAAGAGGCTAACTCATCGTACCAAAAACCCAAAGCCTGAAACAGCTACTAAAGGATCAAAAGTTTCAGTGAAGGACATTTTGAGGTGGGATTCAACTGTGAGGAAAAACAATGTAATGAGTGAAGACAAGTGTGGTTCAAGTTCTTACACTGATAGGCCTACCAGTGATGTTTGGTCCCAAAGCAATGAAGAAATGGACATGGATACTTCATGTAGCTCTAGTCCATCGGGGGATTTTGAAGAGGTTTTCATTTCCAATGAAGTTGTAGGAAATAACTCAGCTTTTGCTTCTTTTGATAAGCACTTTTCTCAAAGCCCTTTACGTTTTGTGCTTCAAACTAGCCCTTCTTTCTCGGCTACATCTCCCAGTCTCCATGAAAGAAAG GAGAAGGAAAATTATGAATTAGAGAGCTTAAAAAGATTTCAAGTTGAAGAACAAGAAGAAGAACAATGCAGCCCTGTTTCTGTTTTGGACCGTCCATTCGAGGATGATGACAGACATGCGGATGACGACGATGGTGATAGTGGGATCGATTGTTTCGATCTTGAATCCACCTATGCATTTGTACAAA GAGCTAAGCAGCAGCTACTGCAGAAACTTAGTAGATTCGAGAAACTGGCCGAGTTGGATCCTATTGAGCTTGAGAAAAGAATGTTAGAAGAAGAGCAAGATGACCAAGACGACTCATCTTCGTCACAAAGTGAAATGAATATTGATGGCATGAAAAAGCTAGTATCTGATCTCATTGCCGAGGAAGAAATGATGCAACGTGATGGTTGCATCGATAAACAAGCAGCAGCAGAAAGGGTACGTAAAAGGTTGGATTCATGGAAAGATGTAGAGTCGAACACCATTGACATGATGGTGGAACAAGATTTCAAAAGAGCTCATATGGAGGGTTGGAAGGGAAATGAAGAAGAGGTTAGAGAGGCTGGAATTGAAGTTGAATGTGCCATCTTTGGATTACTGATGCAAGAATTGATTGAAGAACTAGTTCTTTAA